Below is a window of Drosophila miranda strain MSH22 chromosome 3, D.miranda_PacBio2.1, whole genome shotgun sequence DNA.
AATTCGGTGGATGGCCTAAGACGCACTCTGCGATTGCGCAGCGTGTACGTCCGCGAAGTGTCGCCATTCACGGATTGCGGCTCATTTTCTGCTGGGCCCTGGTCTACGGAACGTGTTTCCCCTGAAGCTTCGATCGACATGTCCTCCTCGCAATCCTCTAGCTTATCGCCGCCAAAGGACTCATCATCGCTAATAGTGCCTTCTTCGTAGGTGAATTTGAAGTGCCGTACATTTTTCTTTGTACTGAAAATAACTCCACGACTGTCACGCTTGCTGGTCCCTGGTGTTTTCAGAATCGACTGGCGTCCCTTATTGGAAGGGGGGGTATGATTAAGAGCGTTTTGTTCGGCTGCGGCCAATATAGCAGACTTGAGCAGAGTGTTGCCACCATTGGAAGAACGGCTCTCGCCTACAGACATGCGCAGGACGGTGCGAGCAGGAGAAAAGGACCGACGGTCGCGTACTACGATCACACGCTGAGTGCTGCTGCGAGATGGAGTTTGCGGGGCATCGTCCGCTGATACCTTATCCGCCTTAGCCTTTTTCATTTCAGCATGGGCCCTGCGGAGTAATTGCATCAAGTTACTGCTGGCCTTGACCTTGGGCTTAGCGTTTAAATTGTTGCCCAGCTTAGACTTTGGTTTGGCCACAGGCTTGGCTGGTATTTTCGATTCCTCAACTGCATCGGGGTCCTGCCAATTGTTCTGTTTCCATCGCTTCAAGTTATCAAAGCGCTTGTCAACATTCTCACTCTGGAGTCGCAGCATGTCCCACCACCCTTCCAGATCCTCTGCCTGGACGGGTTTCGTCTCCTCGCTGCCATCGTAGGGTCGATGGTTCTTGCCCGTAGCTCCCGCCTCGCAACGGTCAATCAGACCGCTGAACTGCATCAATTTCTTGGTAGAGAGCAAATTTGTCTGTCCAATGGCCACATTGATCATATCTATGCCGCCCGTCTCAACCAGATGCGCCTCATTCTCCTTGCTATAGGCTTCCCACTCGCTGCAGATATCTCGCAGTCGTCGAATCTCATTCTCCAGCTGTATGCGAAAGTAGAGCACCGACTCGAGGGCCCGCCGATTGGCAACAGGAGTCTCCTCACCGGGCAAATACATGCTGTTTCGCTTCTCACGCTCACAGCGAGAGTTCACTTTACCTCGCGAGACGCTCACATACGGACTTAAGTAGTTGGGCTTCTCATTGGAAATCCTGCGAGGAGGGGTTTGCTCCGCAGCTGGCTTCAGAGTAGAATTTTCTTGTTCTTTATCATCTGGATCTGGAAACCAATAATATTACATTTTACTCCATTTTATTCCTGTTGTACTTACCCTTAGCCAGATATGGATCCAAGATCAAACTCTCTTCAGCTGCCGTTTTTATCAAAGAGTACCTAGAAAAGTCAAATTTCCGCTTCGCTTTCGAATCTCGGTGGCTGCTCATTCGACCCACTGGACTCAGATTTGAAATCTCACCCAAGGCTTCTATCATTTCTTGACTGCAATTGTTCGTCTTGCACTGCGTGGATGTGGCCAGAGCAGGGAAACTTATCTTCTCTTCCAGCAGCGTATTGGGAGGCAGTGGGAGTTCAGTGGTCCCAGCCTCAACCAACTCTCTCATCAGCTCCGGCCGATTTCGAACATTCTTTTGAAGACCTACGTACTTGTTGACGTTGCTCTTGACCTTCATTCTGGTCGAAAATTGGCTGGCAAGCTTGTTTTTTATTGCCGGCCCTTTTGCTACTGCGGTCGACTTAAATTTTCCCGCAGCTCCCCCTCCGCCGCCTCCTTGAATGGGCTTTGGTTTCACTGCTGGTATTTTTAAGGTGGGCTTACTCACGGCTGGCTTTTCGAATGGTTGCATCCTCACATTTGGCAAATGAACAACCCCATTTTCAGAAGGTCCAACGACCAAATCTGCTGCCTTGGGCTTTGGGCCTGCTGTAGGCTTCAAGGGCAATGCACGTGAAGGTGCAGGCTTGACTGTGGCTGGCTGGACATTCCTTGCTGATGTTTGATGTTTCATGTTTAATGTTTGGGTCTTCACAGTGACCGGTTGAGGACGCGACGTTGCATGTTGCAGCTTTGCCATGGTTGCCGCAGGCTGAGCGCGCAATCTGGATGGCTGACCCTGGGTACGCAATTGGGTTGCCAAAGGCTGTTTCCTCTCCGCTGCCGTCTGCGTACACTGAGTTTTATTTACCAAAACATATAAGGAGTGCCTTTTTGGCGGCACAAATGCCGGAGCGTTCTCCTGCTCTTTCTGGGGGTTTGTCGCAGGTTTAAGTGTTTCGGTTTTATATGTGAACATCTTTTGACCACGACGAGCAATTTGCTCGTTCTTTGTTTTTTCCTTCCTGGCAGCCTTCCATTCCACGAAGCGCTTTATGTAATGGTCGTGCCGGGTGgggttcctctgctgctgagGCAGCTCTGGTTTTCGATTCTCCTTAGGAGGAGCGACATAGGTAAGGCGTGGCTGCGCCTCCTCTGAGGGCGGTATAGGTGCCGCACGCTTGACGGGAGTTGGACTAATAATGCTTTGAAAACGATCCTCGCGCTGTTTTGCACGCGCCGCATTCTGGAGTTCCCGGTTCTGCTCATTGAAATTGCGTGGGCTCAAAGCAAGTGATTGCTGTTTATATAATTCCCTGTGGCGCTGCATTATGACGTCGAGCAGTAATTATTTAGGAGTTTACAAAAAATGGAGGGACGCTTCTTAAGAATGGCGCCTTTTCAGCGTGCCATatcgatgaaaaaacgaacttagcccacttaagccccttTATTTAAACTGGATAACAACTCGAGTTAGACCgcggaaaataatactaataataataatatttacctCTTTTTTACCTGGCAAGGAAACTTTTTTTGATAGATTGGGGACTTGGAATTTGTTTAACAATTTAATCTGGTATTTTGTATGCAGTTTTTTTAAAGGTAGTGCTTTTTTTACACAATAATTTTTagcggtatatttttcaaaatgTTCACTTTGAAAACTCGTGAAAATTCTAAACAAATCCAATAAGAATGACTAGCAAAAGTTGGCTACTATTTTAGAAAAATAAtctatcaatcggataaactTCATGTTCAGCTATAAAGTCCTAGCAAGCTAATAATATCAAATCACAGAACGATTAGCCCATTGTATGCCAAAGGGGTATTTTAATATTGCACCGAAAATAGTGAAAATCATGGATATAGTGGGTTTTTTTTGTGAGTAAAAGAAGGGATAGGAGGTATCTACAATgactgtttaaatagaggggtcTTAAGTGGGTATATGTGGCATATttcagaccgtatattttatcgCCAAGTCACTTAGTACACTAATTTTCTTGCCACAATGTCTGGCTCACACACCttgcaaaatataaaaatacttTCCATAGTATTTTCCAGTATATTAAGGTTATGCACTCACCCTCTTGGCCAATGCCCCAATGTATAAGTCGTGTAGAAATGCAATTTAGAGCCACATCGATTATTAATGCGGGAAATCATCGAAATCTTGATCACTTGCCATCAAAATCTCAATGttttcaaaaatataaaaaaaaggattgtaaaaatatgcataacgggggtttttcacactggcgcTTCCATGGGGCTTATATGGAAAAGAACGGGCCAACAATTTTGAAAAGTACACATATTCGCCTTTATAAAAATAGTAGTTACCATGTAAAGAAATTAACTTAGTGGAAATTGTTGACATTTTTTATtgaaaccttattttataaacaatgCCAATAAAGATGGTACTTAAAATTAGCCACTTTTATATAAAGTTATTAGATTATCGGTTAAAAATATGTGTTCAGAGCTTGAATACAAATAATACGTCAGTATATATTTGGTATTTTCGGcatattttgaaatttgtgacgtagtttcggtatatttctgagtgtCTGTTTACCATTGCACGTATGAAAATAAAAGTGAATAATAAAAGTAATCAAAAATAAGCATTCAACTATATCAAGTGTGTGTCAATTGTCGAGAAAGAGAATACGTCTTTAGACAGCTGCGACAGAGCCTGGAATATGTATTAATAAATGCAGTAGACACCCCACGAAATTCGCCGAATAAATacaagtgtgtgcgtgtgtttatTGGGGttaaaaaaactaaaacaaacAACGTCACGGCAAGAGCATTGCCAGCAGCAAGAACACACGCCCTACTTTGTAAAATTAAATTCCTGTTAAAACCACATACATTCAATCGGTTTGAAACGCCAAGGTTTACCCTGATTCTGCCCCATGGAAAGCCAATGCTTAATTGCTTTTGTCCTATCTGCTTTTCCGTGAATTTACGATGTCATCGGTTAAGTTAGCTAAATAAATGCTGCTGGCAACGCTGCGCTTGCTCGctcacgcacgcacacactccCCTCTCTGTCGGTGTCGgtttgccgctgccgccgccgcctgtcAATTCTCGCTCTGCCTGCCTTGTCGGTTGTCGGTGTATTTTTTATCGCTTTTCTCGCCCAAGAATATTAAAgaaaggagaggagaggagaactaCACAAAACGCGCAATCAAATATATGAGTTATTGTTTatataataaaatggaaatcaAAGTAATAAGAGCACCATTTTAATCTCAACAGAGCTGGAAAATACGAAAGAAACCCtctcatacatatgtatgtatgctgtgcgcgtgtgtgagtgtgGTGCATTCAAGGCTGAtaaaacaacacaaaaaaacagaGCAAGTGACTAACTAAAAGGCGACAAACACAAAACTACGCGCTATTCATTACGCACggagcaacaacaataaaaatcatGGAAGCAGTTGCCAAACACGATTTCTCCGCGACGGCCGACGATGAGCTTAGTTTTCGCAAAACTCAAATCCTAAAGGTGAGTCGAGTGGGGGAATCCTGCAGGGATTGCATTGCATCTGCTTCAGCACAGGTCGTTCGTTGCTTTAACCCACATCCTAAGCCCCCAGACAGATTCTGTAACCGAATCCCAGCCAGGTGGGAGCGACAAAGTAGGGGAGCGAATGTTGTGTGCAACAAATAGGGATTCTACAATGTGACTCCATCGATGCTTAAACGCTATACCTGTGTGTGTctgagtgtgagtgtgtgtgtgtgtgtagccTCGCAACTAGTTTTGCCTTGCGATGCATAAACCAGCCAATGTTCCCTGATTCCGTTCAGAGTGCAGTACATATAAATCGCCTCACCCGCGCGCCAACTTTGGCTGTGAAAACCAGCCAAATTCCGTCTATACTCGTGCGAGCCTGGTTTCTTTctcatttctctctctctctctcttactcGCTGCTCACCCTTCCAGGTGTTTGCCGTGTTCCGTGCTAGACCCTTTGTTTTGGCCTGGCTGGCTGAATTTTCCGGTTTCTTGTTGCCAGGGCAgggcaggccaggccaggccatgCCGCTTGTTGCAAGCTCACTTTTTGCGGCTGCTGGCTCTGGAGTGCTGTGTCGAACTTGTCGTAGGTTAGTCACAGCAGGGACACAGGACAGGCAGGTTTTTCTCTCTTTTGCATTTGCCCGCACAATGTCCGCTGATTGATGATGTCAATGACTCGGGAAgaaggcgaaggcgaaggcTCATCAATTGCTTATCACTGGCAAGAAGGTCAAGTGTGTGCATTGCTCTTTCTCTCCCATTGGTCCCCATGGGCCTATCGGTCGGTAAAGTAAACAACTGATACTGGCTGCTAGGGCTACAGCGAGATCCACGGAGAATGTGGATTGTGGATTGACGGATGGCGGAGATATCAGTTCGAACATTTGCCTCTGGTTAGTCATTCGCGGGGCGACCTTATCTAGACAAAGCAAAGATCCGACCCCCATATACAAACAAGTACACACACATGCTCATGTTCTTGGAACCCCATGATTCATTCGTATTCCAGAAAAACTCTCAAACTGGTTTCTTGATGGAAAGTGCTACAACATCTCTGAAATGCATATTTCAACAGATATCCAATAATTCGCTTAAGCTATAGTCAAGCTCTACCCTGCCATCCCCAGACGAGGGAAACCTACGTAGAACTACAAATATTCTATCATGACAATAGCACGAAATACTATTGTACACTCAACTTGACTTTCGCTTCGTCAAGCGTCATCCCTACCAaaaagaacacaaaccgaacGTTTGTTTCGGTGTGTGACAGTATCGTATCCCCACAAATGCCACAGAAAAACACATAGCACATAGCCAGCACTCATGCCAGTTTTCCAGTAATTACATACAAGTTATGAACAAACTGATAATGCCAATCGCACGGAGGGTACGTGCCAGCTCTCGAAGATCGCTGTaccatatttatttattgtcgactggggactggggactggggactggggacgACAACGGAGCGGATTCCGTGGAATTGTTTGCCTCCGATTCGACTACGAATACGAATTTCTCGTTGTCGATGTCGTTCAATGAATGAAAAtaggctaaaaataaaaataaatatatacgATAAACAATGTCTGGGGTGACAGATGCGGGCGGGCCTGGTTATAGAGGAGGGTTTCGGAGGGTTGTATCCGAGGGCCAGGCGATTAGAGCCATAGAgtgagcaagagagagagggagcgaCAGAGAGGTATGCCAATTAGTGAGAATAGATCCAGCTGAGCGAGCAATAGCTCTCCCACTGCCATTCccacagcaacaaaaaaaacaataaatgaGTTTTACATAACCCTGTGGAATACTCCCGTAGGCGTCGTGTCACAATTTGAGGTGCAAATAAAAACCCCTCTAGCCCGTCTTCCATTTATCTGTTTATAGGAGATTATGATCCTATATTCCGTGCTTATCACCCCTATCCATGATCACGAAATACTGCATTGGTAGGGTGTAAAAAGTGTTAGAGGGGGGCGGGCGAGTCTGGCTGAGTCACATGAAAGCCATTCCATTATTTCAAACCCACCGAATGCCACCTGCCGTACCATACAATATTTTACGTATTATACATATGAGGGTTTATCCCAATCGGAGGAAATCTGTTTTGAAAATCGAATATATGAATGGCATTTTCTGTGGGCAATACATATATCAGATCAACGACTGTCTGACTGCCTGAAGGACAGAGTTCCGTACAGGCACAGGTGCTTCATTCATGGAATGAGCTTGGCCCAGCCTCAGCCAGCGCCTTGAGAAGTATTGGATTTCCCCAAAAGCCAGCAGATGCAAAGATACACAAATTCAATTTGCTTTAGCAATTGAATGGAATCTTAAGaggtgccagtgccagtgcccgggcccgtgcccgtgccggTTGAGAGGCGATTACGTTGGCGCTGGCTGCTGGCCTGGGAGCTGTGTTATGTTGTGTCATACTTGTGGCATGCGAAATGGGCAAACGACGACAAACACTACTAGCTGGCTGGCTAAAAAATGTATCTATTAGGAGGCATAAAAGTGAAATTCACGTACTCGCTCCGCTGTGGCCCACTTGCGGCGTTTCACTTAACATTCTTATCACATGTCAACCGTTTTGTGGGCTTTTTTTAGCGCCCGAAGCCCACGAGATATGAGAATAACAGATAATACAAATGTGTCTCTCATCTCTGGGCATACATGCGACCATCTTCAATGCCAGgcctgctgcttctgctgcttccTGATTACACAGTGACACAGTTTTTGCGGTTCAATGAGCGAACAATTGAAAATTGCTTATCGAATATGCTCCCAGATCCAGAGAATTGGGAACATTCTCCAATCTCCGGCAATTCAAAGGAATTGTTCAATTGTTTTCCATACCATGGGCATCGGATACTATCTATTTATCTGCGGTTAACGCTTAGGGGGTTCTCTGGATAAGCTGACAACTAAAAACTGTATGTCCTTTTTGTAGATACTAAACATGGAGGACGATTCAAATTGGTATCGTGCCGAATTGGATGGCAAAGAAGGTCTCATACCCAGCAATTACATAGAAATGAAAAATCACGAGTAAGTATTAAACCTGCTGTTTACTCCGATCTATGGCTGATTATATATCATTTATCCCACAGCTGGTACTATGGACGCATCACGCGCGCCGATGCCGAGAAGCTGCTATCGAACAAACATGAAGGTGCCTTCTTGATACGCATCAGCGAATCCAGTCCCGGCGATTTCTCCCTTTCAGTCAAGTGAGTCGCTTGAgggcctgtgcctgtgccttgCCTTTACCTTTACCAGTGATTGAATGGTTCCATTTCCCGTTCCTCATTTCAGATGTCCCGATGGTGTGCAGCATTTTAAAGTTCTGCGCGATGCGCAAAGCAAGTTCTTCCTCTGGGTGGTAAAATTCAACTCCCTCAACGAGCTGGTGGAATACCATCGGACGGCGAGCGTGTCACGATCACAGGAGGTCAAATTGCGAGATATGATACCTGAAGAGGTAAGGGTGTGCCCTCCCCCCCACCATCGGATCCGACATGTGGCGCAGACAGATTtgttttaaaaataaaaattacgCACAACACATTGAGGTCATGCTTTTGGCCGCCGCCCACTGGCCACTGCCCACTGCTCCCACTGTTGTGCACGACCGAAAAAACTATAAACAAAATAATGATGCCaagaaaagaaacaaaaatcaTATTATATTTTATGTTGCAGATGCTCGTGCAGGCGCTGTACGACTTTGTGCCACAGGAATCCGGAGAATTGGACTTCAGACGCGGCGATGTCATCACCGTCACAGACCGATCCGACGAGAACTGGTGGAACGGCGAGATTGGCAACAGGAAAGGAATCTTCCCAGCCACTTATGTGACGCCATATCATTCATAATAAGATAAATATCTGAAGGACACACGCACCCTACTCCCCACAGAAACACAGAAGAAGCAAAatcaacaacaaccacaacagaTTACTAAACacaaatttttaaatatttatatacaaGCAAGGGGATGGATGGTTGGATCGAACTCGTAGATCGCGTatatacatacgagtatacgAAACTCTAagcctacatacatatgtataagcCGAATGCATTTTTTACATTTTGACGTTTTTTGATACTACAAACATAGCAGAAAAtgagaaaagaaaaacacacaACTCACACAATAGTAGTATGTATAATTAAAGCCCCTAAGCATCCATTTACTACATTTAAAAcgaaatatatatacatatatatatgtgtatgtgtatatagAGGTGCGTCCAAGGTGGGAGAGCGAGCCTAAGACGTTAGTTCATAGTCCCAGACCAGACCCAAAACCCAATAAGTAAAGAGTTTCACAGTTAAGGAGAGAGTGGAGTGCCAACACTTGGACCGCAACGATATGCACATACGAATATATATTTGCAGAAGAGacacatacatgcatacaatAACAAAACGAACACGAacatgatgatgacgatggcACTATTATTATTGTAAACGAACCGATTTTTGATATAAATAttatactatatacatataacatAAGATCGATAGAGAGGAATATTTGTGTCCTGTGCTTCGAAGCGAGTGTGCAGCTCCTtagggaggaggaggaggaggaggaggtagAAGAGAGCAAACACTTTAATTAATTATGATATAACAAATTACCAACAAACCCAAACTATTGCTTAACAAATTtatagaaaacaaaacaaaaaaattcaCTATGAAAAGAAACAAACTTTTGCCTAAATGTCTCAACAAAACTGAAGACAACTAAAACaaaatttatattatattatcgTAAATGATTACCaagtaaattaaattaatttttgcaTCGCTGGTTACTATATACATAcgataaacacacacacacacacg
It encodes the following:
- the LOC117188145 gene encoding guanylate kinase-associated protein mars-like isoform X2; protein product: MQRHRELYKQQSLALSPRNFNEQNRELQNAARAKQREDRFQSIISPTPVKRAAPIPPSEEAQPRLTYVAPPKENRKPELPQQQRNPTRHDHYIKRFVEWKAARKEKTKNEQIARRGQKMFTYKTETLKPATNPQKEQENAPAFVPPKRHSLYVLVNKTQCTQTQGQPSRLRAQPAATMAKLQHATSRPQPVTVKTQTLNMKHQTSARNVQPATVKPAPSRALPLKPTAGPKPKAADLVVGPSENGVVHLPNVRMQPFEKPAVSKPTLKIPAVKPKPIQGGGGGGAAGKFKSTAVAKGPAIKNKLASQFSTRMKVKSNVNKYVGLQKNVRNRPELMRELVEAGTTELPLPPNTLLEEKISFPALATSTQCKTNNCSQEMIEALGEISNLSPVGRMSSHRDSKAKRKFDFSRYSLIKTAAEESLILDPYLAKDPDDKEQENSTLKPAAEQTPPRRISNEKPNYLSPYVSVSRGKVNSRCEREKRNSMYLPGEETPVANRRALESVLYFRIQLENEIRRLRDICSEWEAYSKENEAHLVETGGIDMINVAIGQTNLLSTKKLMQFSGLIDRCEAGATGKNHRPYDGSEETKPVQAEDLEGWWDMLRLQSENVDKRFDNLKRWKQNNWQDPDAVEESKIPAKPVAKPKSKLGNNLNAKPKVKASSNLMQLLRRAHAEMKKAKADKVSADDAPQTPSRSSTQRVIVVRDRRSFSPARTVLRMSVGESRSSNGGNTLLKSAILAAAEQNALNHTPPSNKGRQSILKTPGTSKRDSRGVIFSTKKNVRHFKFTYEEGTISDDESFGGDKLEDCEEDMSIEASGETRSVDQGPAENEPQSVNGDTSRTYTLRNRRVRLRPSTEFM
- the LOC117188145 gene encoding guanylate kinase-associated protein mars-like isoform X1; the protein is MQRHRELYKQQSLALSPRNFNEQNRELQNAARAKQREDRFQSIISPTPVKRAAPIPPSEEAQPRLTYVAPPKENRKPELPQQQRNPTRHDHYIKRFVEWKAARKEKTKNEQIARRGQKMFTYKTETLKPATNPQKEQENAPAFVPPKRHSLYVLVNKTQCTQTAAERKQPLATQLRTQGQPSRLRAQPAATMAKLQHATSRPQPVTVKTQTLNMKHQTSARNVQPATVKPAPSRALPLKPTAGPKPKAADLVVGPSENGVVHLPNVRMQPFEKPAVSKPTLKIPAVKPKPIQGGGGGGAAGKFKSTAVAKGPAIKNKLASQFSTRMKVKSNVNKYVGLQKNVRNRPELMRELVEAGTTELPLPPNTLLEEKISFPALATSTQCKTNNCSQEMIEALGEISNLSPVGRMSSHRDSKAKRKFDFSRYSLIKTAAEESLILDPYLAKDPDDKEQENSTLKPAAEQTPPRRISNEKPNYLSPYVSVSRGKVNSRCEREKRNSMYLPGEETPVANRRALESVLYFRIQLENEIRRLRDICSEWEAYSKENEAHLVETGGIDMINVAIGQTNLLSTKKLMQFSGLIDRCEAGATGKNHRPYDGSEETKPVQAEDLEGWWDMLRLQSENVDKRFDNLKRWKQNNWQDPDAVEESKIPAKPVAKPKSKLGNNLNAKPKVKASSNLMQLLRRAHAEMKKAKADKVSADDAPQTPSRSSTQRVIVVRDRRSFSPARTVLRMSVGESRSSNGGNTLLKSAILAAAEQNALNHTPPSNKGRQSILKTPGTSKRDSRGVIFSTKKNVRHFKFTYEEGTISDDESFGGDKLEDCEEDMSIEASGETRSVDQGPAENEPQSVNGDTSRTYTLRNRRVRLRPSTEFM
- the LOC108160505 gene encoding protein enhancer of sevenless 2B; the protein is MEAVAKHDFSATADDELSFRKTQILKILNMEDDSNWYRAELDGKEGLIPSNYIEMKNHDWYYGRITRADAEKLLSNKHEGAFLIRISESSPGDFSLSVKCPDGVQHFKVLRDAQSKFFLWVVKFNSLNELVEYHRTASVSRSQEVKLRDMIPEEMLVQALYDFVPQESGELDFRRGDVITVTDRSDENWWNGEIGNRKGIFPATYVTPYHS